In Coriobacteriia bacterium, the genomic window CGCACGATGAGAGGACGCGAACTGGACGGCCGAGTCTGGGATGAGAAACCAGCGCAGCTCTAGCTCCTGTCGCCACAATCAAGACCGCCTACTCGGAGCCCGCCTTGCACCTCTTGCGCGCCGCCTCGTAGGCGTTCACCGCGGCTCGCGCGCCCTCCGCGGGCCACGGCTCCCACGCATGCAACACGTAGAACGACAGCGTCTTCTTGCTGTTGACGTCCCTGCGCTTCTTGGCCTGGATGTCCCAGCCCATGATGAAGCGCAGCTCCCGCGCCCGTTTCTTGTAGTCGCCTTGGTTTTCCTCGCGAGCAACGAAGAAGAGCAGGTAGTCGGGCACTTCCTGCCCCTGAAGCGCCTTGAGTAGTTCGCCGATGCGCGTCCAGGGATCGTCATGCCTAATGGCTGCTGCGATAGCTTCACCCTCGGCGTCGTAGTTCGCGAACAGTGCCTTCTTGCCGAGATTGCAGTACTCGCACAGGGGCCAGAGGTTCTCTTCGTCGGTCGGATGCCCGCCCCAGTCCTTCGGAATCTTGTGGTCGATGTGCAGCACCACGCCATGTTCCGTCGGATTCCGCCCGCACATCGCACAGCGCTCGTGATAGTCGTGCAGCACCTTGGCTCGCGTGGCGAGGTCGATCTGGCTACCGGGAGTGAAATCCGGACGGTAGCCAGCAAGGCGATAGACCTCGTCCCTCTTTCCGGGAACACGCTCGCCGCGTACATCGAAGCCGTAATCCGTCTTCAGGGCGCGCCGCCGTCGCTGCGTCTGGGAGTGGCGGACGCCGTACTCCCGGGCGACGAACTCGTCGATCTCTGCCTGAGTTGGCGGATCGTCTCGCCGCTCGTACAAGTAGCCGTAGATGACCCGCGACTCGCGGCTGTTGACGAGTTTCTTGAGCTCCTCGCTGTCCGGCTTGGGGAGTTCCGGTTCCATTCGGCGCAATCCTCGCTGTTGTCCGCCTTCTGAGAGCATGACAGCACCGCGAGACCGACGCCAACAAGAGGCTACACTCAAAGCATGGACAAGATCAGCTCGAAACGCCGCAGCTGGAACATGAGCCGGATTCGTGCGGGGAACACGCGAA contains:
- a CDS encoding HNH endonuclease signature motif containing protein, with amino-acid sequence MEPELPKPDSEELKKLVNSRESRVIYGYLYERRDDPPTQAEIDEFVAREYGVRHSQTQRRRRALKTDYGFDVRGERVPGKRDEVYRLAGYRPDFTPGSQIDLATRAKVLHDYHERCAMCGRNPTEHGVVLHIDHKIPKDWGGHPTDEENLWPLCEYCNLGKKALFANYDAEGEAIAAAIRHDDPWTRIGELLKALQGQEVPDYLLFFVAREENQGDYKKRARELRFIMGWDIQAKKRRDVNSKKTLSFYVLHAWEPWPAEGARAAVNAYEAARKRCKAGSE